Proteins co-encoded in one Prescottella sp. R16 genomic window:
- a CDS encoding NUDIX domain-containing protein, with the protein MTRQPASPQWRDDHGKALTDYPRPSVAVDVAVLTVAAGRLHVLTVPRPDGTPALPGSFLRPGERLADAATRALATEAGLDGTAFHQLAMFDAPDRDDRGWVLSMAHGAALPLHALPTDDPAATRLIPIDGRTVTERLAFDHAAMVANAVDDLRDRYRSRVDPSRLLPDEFTVFALRRLYETVFGRPLPKDSFRRLVIDALDATGRMSSGGSGRPAELFRRRPGTDMPAGAAGLLTD; encoded by the coding sequence GTGACCCGACAACCAGCCTCCCCGCAATGGCGCGACGACCACGGCAAGGCCCTCACCGACTACCCGCGCCCGTCGGTGGCCGTCGACGTCGCGGTACTCACCGTCGCCGCGGGCCGCCTGCACGTGCTCACCGTCCCCCGACCCGACGGCACCCCCGCCCTCCCCGGCTCCTTCCTGCGCCCCGGCGAACGCCTCGCCGACGCCGCCACCCGCGCCCTGGCCACCGAGGCCGGACTCGACGGCACCGCGTTCCACCAGCTCGCGATGTTCGACGCCCCCGACCGCGACGACCGCGGCTGGGTGCTGTCGATGGCGCACGGCGCAGCCCTCCCCCTCCACGCCCTGCCCACCGACGACCCGGCTGCCACCCGGCTGATCCCGATCGACGGCCGCACCGTGACCGAACGTCTCGCGTTCGACCACGCCGCGATGGTCGCGAACGCGGTCGACGACCTGCGCGACCGCTACCGGAGCCGGGTCGACCCGTCCCGCCTGTTGCCCGACGAGTTCACGGTGTTCGCACTGCGTCGGCTGTACGAGACCGTCTTCGGCCGCCCGCTGCCCAAGGACTCGTTCCGCCGCCTGGTCATCGACGCACTCGACGCCACGGGCCGCATGTCGAGCGGCGGGTCCGGCCGGCCCGCCGAACTGTTCCGTCGCAGACCCGGCACCGACATGCCGGCAGGAGCGGCCGGGCTGCTCACGGACTGA
- a CDS encoding ADP-ribosylglycohydrolase family protein, translating into MNDERLDRAAGVLLATAAGDALGAGYEFTMPTADTVIDMIGGGLGGFAPGEWTDDTAMAVAIAEVAATGADISGGPGLDAVAAQFVRWYDSDPADIGNQTSAVLSARPASATEMQRVAAAIPGRTGGNGSLMRTAPVALAYLHDAAGCVQAARAIGLLTHHDERAVEACEMWTFAIRHAVLHGTFDGVRAYLAEAAPDTFAYWTPLLDLAETGAPSDFPNNGWVVDALLTAWWAITGTPEGPGHLPAALERAVRAGRDTDTTAAIAGGLLGARWGASAVPERWRGMLHGWPGHRGDDLVRIGLEIVSHTAVTTAQNGEQE; encoded by the coding sequence ATGAACGACGAACGACTCGACCGCGCCGCCGGCGTACTGCTCGCCACCGCGGCCGGCGACGCACTCGGCGCCGGCTACGAATTCACGATGCCCACGGCCGACACCGTCATCGACATGATCGGCGGAGGCCTCGGCGGGTTCGCGCCCGGCGAGTGGACCGACGACACCGCGATGGCCGTCGCGATCGCCGAGGTCGCCGCGACGGGCGCCGACATCTCCGGCGGCCCCGGACTCGACGCCGTCGCCGCACAGTTCGTCCGCTGGTACGACTCCGATCCGGCCGACATCGGCAACCAGACGTCGGCAGTACTGTCCGCGCGGCCCGCGTCGGCCACCGAGATGCAGCGGGTCGCCGCCGCGATCCCGGGACGCACCGGCGGCAACGGATCGCTCATGCGGACCGCGCCCGTCGCGCTGGCCTACCTCCACGACGCCGCCGGCTGTGTGCAGGCCGCGCGGGCGATCGGCCTGCTCACCCACCACGACGAGCGGGCCGTCGAGGCGTGCGAGATGTGGACCTTCGCGATCCGGCACGCCGTCCTGCACGGCACGTTCGACGGGGTCCGCGCCTATCTGGCCGAGGCGGCCCCCGACACGTTCGCGTACTGGACACCGCTGCTCGACCTCGCCGAAACCGGTGCGCCGTCCGACTTCCCGAACAACGGCTGGGTCGTCGACGCCCTGCTCACCGCGTGGTGGGCGATCACCGGTACCCCGGAGGGACCCGGGCACCTGCCCGCGGCACTCGAACGCGCTGTCCGCGCCGGACGCGACACCGACACCACCGCGGCCATCGCCGGGGGACTGCTCGGGGCCCGTTGGGGGGCGTCCGCGGTGCCGGAACGCTGGCGGGGGATGCTCCACGGCTGGCCGGGCCACCGCGGCGACGACCTCGTCCGGATCGGTCTCGAGATCGTGTCGCACACCGCCGTGACCACTGCACAGAACGGAGAACAGGAATGA
- a CDS encoding (Fe-S)-binding protein encodes MRIALFATCMGDTMFPNAVKSTALLLTRLGHDVVFPPGQTCCGQMHVNTGYQPEALPLVENYAATFGDTAIDAVVAPSGSCVGSVRHQHEIVASRYGSTALCGQVDTVAAKTYELSELLVDVLGVTDVGAYFPHRVTYHPTCHSLRMLRVGDKPLQLLRAVRDIDLVELPEADSCCGFGGTFAIKNAETSTAMLADKIRNVADTGAEFCSASDSSCLMHIGGGMSRLKMGARTIHLAEILASTEQSLERTAVVTA; translated from the coding sequence ATGCGAATCGCGCTGTTCGCGACGTGCATGGGGGACACGATGTTCCCGAATGCCGTCAAGTCCACCGCCCTGTTGCTCACCCGGCTCGGGCACGACGTCGTCTTCCCGCCGGGGCAGACGTGCTGCGGCCAGATGCACGTCAACACCGGGTACCAGCCCGAGGCGCTGCCGCTCGTGGAGAACTACGCCGCCACGTTCGGGGACACCGCGATCGATGCGGTCGTCGCGCCGTCCGGGTCCTGCGTCGGATCGGTGCGGCACCAGCACGAGATCGTCGCCTCCCGCTACGGCTCGACCGCACTGTGCGGGCAGGTCGACACCGTCGCGGCCAAGACGTACGAGTTGTCGGAACTGCTCGTCGACGTCCTCGGTGTGACGGACGTCGGCGCATATTTCCCGCACCGCGTCACCTACCACCCGACGTGCCATTCGCTGCGGATGCTGCGGGTCGGCGACAAACCACTGCAACTGCTGCGCGCGGTCCGCGACATCGACCTCGTGGAACTGCCGGAAGCCGACTCGTGCTGCGGGTTCGGTGGCACCTTCGCGATCAAGAACGCAGAGACGTCGACGGCGATGCTGGCCGACAAGATCCGCAACGTCGCCGACACCGGCGCCGAATTCTGTTCCGCGAGCGACTCGTCGTGCCTCATGCACATCGGCGGCGGCATGTCCCGGTTGAAGATGGGGGCCCGCACGATCCACCTGGCCGAGATCCTGGCGTCCACCGAGCAGAGCCTCGAGCGCACCGCGGTGGTGACCGCATGA
- a CDS encoding nitronate monooxygenase family protein yields the protein MTALPSRIADRLTVPLIAAPMLRVSGLEVTLAACRAGVIGAFPTANARGVDRLDEWLTRLDAEVADSGGTLAPYCPNLIIRQPRLDEHLACLTRHRVEMVITSVGSPAPVIGPLHDNGTLVFADVGTLAHAERAAAVGADGLILLTAGAGGQTGWQNPFAFVRAVREFFDGPLVVAGGISDGHALWAAQVAGFDLGYMGTRFIAAQESLADDNYRNMLCDSTLDDVVLTRAFTGLRSSMLAPSIRANGLDPDRLEEVITPSDSAQIYGDKAPGPQRWKDIWSAGHSVSGVKRIEPAAGIVAQTAAEYEQARRDTLDLLTRNVEGANR from the coding sequence ATGACTGCCCTGCCCTCCCGGATCGCCGACCGGCTGACGGTGCCGCTGATCGCCGCGCCGATGCTGCGGGTCTCCGGGCTCGAGGTGACGTTGGCGGCGTGCCGGGCCGGGGTGATCGGCGCGTTCCCGACCGCGAACGCCCGCGGCGTCGACCGGCTGGACGAGTGGCTCACCCGACTCGACGCGGAGGTCGCCGACAGCGGCGGCACGCTCGCCCCGTACTGCCCGAACCTGATCATCCGGCAGCCGCGGCTCGACGAGCACCTGGCCTGCCTGACCCGGCACCGGGTGGAGATGGTGATCACCAGCGTCGGCTCCCCCGCACCCGTGATCGGCCCGCTGCACGACAACGGCACCCTGGTGTTCGCGGACGTCGGGACTCTCGCACACGCCGAACGCGCGGCCGCTGTCGGCGCCGACGGGCTGATCCTGCTCACTGCCGGTGCGGGCGGGCAGACCGGTTGGCAGAACCCGTTCGCGTTCGTGCGGGCGGTCCGCGAATTCTTCGACGGCCCCCTGGTGGTGGCAGGCGGGATCTCCGACGGCCACGCCCTGTGGGCGGCACAGGTGGCGGGTTTCGACCTCGGCTACATGGGGACCCGGTTCATCGCCGCGCAGGAGAGCCTCGCCGACGACAACTATCGGAACATGTTGTGCGACAGCACCCTCGACGACGTCGTCCTCACCCGCGCGTTCACCGGGCTGCGGTCGTCGATGCTGGCGCCGTCGATCCGCGCGAACGGCCTCGACCCGGACCGGCTCGAGGAGGTGATCACCCCGTCCGATTCGGCGCAGATCTACGGCGACAAGGCGCCGGGGCCGCAGCGCTGGAAGGACATCTGGAGTGCCGGGCACTCGGTGTCCGGGGTCAAACGCATCGAACCGGCGGCCGGGATCGTCGCGCAGACGGCCGCCGAGTACGAGCAGGCCCGCCGGGACACGCTCGACCTGTTGACCCGGAACGTCGAAGGAGCGAACCGATGA
- a CDS encoding O-acetyl-ADP-ribose deacetylase yields MTVVHVAEGDITTLRVDAIVNAANSTLLGGGGVDGAVHRRGGPAILAECRTLRATTLPDGLAEGAAVATTAGNLPASWVIHTVGPRFSPDEDRSAVLRSCYTRSLAVADGLGARTVAFPLISAGAFGWPTEDAVKQAVSAIEASRTAVDVVTLVAFGPHVAQLMRRAVG; encoded by the coding sequence ATGACCGTCGTCCACGTCGCCGAAGGCGACATCACCACGTTGCGGGTCGATGCGATCGTCAACGCCGCCAACTCGACTCTGCTCGGCGGCGGCGGAGTGGACGGCGCCGTCCACCGGCGCGGCGGACCGGCGATCCTCGCCGAATGCCGCACACTGCGTGCGACGACGCTGCCCGACGGGCTCGCCGAGGGGGCCGCGGTCGCCACCACCGCGGGCAACCTGCCGGCGTCGTGGGTGATCCACACCGTCGGCCCACGGTTCTCCCCCGACGAGGACCGGTCCGCCGTGCTGCGTTCCTGTTACACCCGCAGTCTCGCGGTCGCGGACGGACTCGGCGCGCGGACCGTGGCGTTCCCGCTGATCTCGGCCGGCGCCTTCGGGTGGCCCACGGAAGACGCGGTGAAGCAGGCGGTTTCGGCGATCGAGGCGTCGCGGACCGCGGTCGACGTGGTCACCCTGGTCGCGTTCGGCCCGCACGTCGCGCAGTTGATGCGCCGTGCAGTGGGATGA
- a CDS encoding L-lactate permease: METETLAVTFTPATDAIGGNLTVTALVALAPLVTFFVLLAGVKLKAWYAGIGALAVAVLVAIVGFSMPASLTGLSALQGIAFGLFPVMWIVVTAIWFYELTVVSGRFEDLRRVFSSVGRGDMRIQAMLIAFCFGGMLEALAGFGAPVAITGAMLIAIGMPPIRAAVTVLVANTAPVAFGAMAIPITTAGNLTDIPATEIAAVIGRQTPVLALFVPLLLLFLVDGRRGFTQVWPIALVTGAVFAIAQFWCSAHFSYELTDVVASLAGLAAAVIMLRFWAPTTPDDQRSHIEPEPLSRSRVFLALFPYLLVVVVFGIAKLWTLGVDIPEWLTGTDRTIEWPGLYGNLLTGSGDPASSAIYTFSWLSNPGTLLLICGVIVTIVYGAWTSGGRFPLTARDAVTTFGVTVVKMRLAIATVATVLGLSYVMNQSGQTVSIGTWLAGTGAIFAFFSPILGWLGTAVTGSDTSANALFAKLQQTAAQGAGIDPTLLVAANTSGGVVGKLVSPQNLTIAATAVGQPGSEPILLRKVIGYSLGMLLILCTLVYLQSTPVLDWMLP, from the coding sequence GTGGAAACCGAGACCCTCGCGGTGACCTTCACCCCCGCGACCGACGCCATCGGCGGCAACCTCACCGTCACCGCGCTGGTCGCTCTGGCCCCGCTCGTCACGTTCTTCGTGCTGCTGGCCGGCGTCAAACTCAAGGCCTGGTACGCCGGCATCGGCGCCCTCGCCGTCGCGGTCCTCGTCGCGATCGTCGGCTTCTCCATGCCGGCGTCGCTGACCGGCCTGTCCGCGTTGCAGGGCATCGCGTTCGGACTGTTCCCGGTGATGTGGATCGTCGTCACCGCCATCTGGTTCTACGAATTGACCGTCGTCAGTGGACGATTCGAGGACCTGCGGCGCGTGTTCAGTTCCGTCGGCCGCGGCGACATGCGCATCCAGGCGATGCTCATCGCCTTCTGTTTCGGCGGCATGCTCGAGGCCCTCGCCGGTTTCGGTGCGCCCGTCGCGATCACCGGCGCGATGCTCATCGCGATCGGGATGCCGCCCATCCGGGCCGCAGTCACCGTGCTCGTCGCCAACACCGCCCCGGTCGCATTCGGCGCCATGGCCATTCCGATCACCACCGCCGGCAACCTCACCGACATTCCGGCCACCGAGATCGCCGCCGTGATCGGCCGGCAGACCCCGGTGCTGGCCCTGTTCGTGCCGCTACTGCTGCTGTTCCTCGTCGACGGCCGCCGCGGCTTCACACAGGTGTGGCCCATCGCGCTGGTCACCGGTGCCGTGTTCGCCATCGCCCAGTTCTGGTGCTCGGCCCACTTCTCCTACGAGCTCACCGACGTCGTCGCATCCCTCGCCGGCCTGGCCGCCGCCGTGATCATGCTGCGCTTCTGGGCGCCCACCACCCCCGACGACCAGCGCTCCCACATCGAACCCGAACCGCTGTCCCGCTCCCGGGTGTTCCTGGCCCTGTTCCCGTACCTGCTGGTGGTCGTCGTGTTCGGCATCGCGAAGCTGTGGACGCTCGGCGTCGACATCCCCGAGTGGCTCACCGGCACCGACCGCACGATCGAATGGCCCGGCCTGTACGGCAACCTGCTCACCGGCAGCGGCGACCCGGCGTCGAGTGCGATCTACACGTTCTCGTGGCTGTCGAACCCCGGTACCCTGCTGCTGATCTGCGGCGTCATCGTCACGATCGTGTACGGCGCCTGGACCTCCGGTGGCCGGTTCCCCCTCACCGCGCGCGACGCCGTGACCACGTTCGGTGTCACCGTCGTCAAGATGCGGCTGGCGATCGCGACGGTCGCCACCGTCCTCGGCCTGAGTTACGTCATGAACCAGTCCGGGCAGACCGTCTCCATCGGCACCTGGCTCGCCGGAACCGGCGCGATCTTCGCGTTCTTCTCCCCCATCCTCGGCTGGCTCGGCACCGCCGTCACCGGCTCCGACACCTCCGCGAACGCCCTGTTCGCGAAGCTGCAGCAGACCGCCGCGCAGGGCGCCGGCATCGACCCGACCCTGCTCGTGGCCGCCAACACCTCCGGTGGCGTCGTCGGCAAACTCGTCAGCCCGCAGAACCTGACGATCGCCGCCACCGCCGTCGGACAGCCCGGCAGTGAACCGATCCTGCTGCGCAAGGTCATCGGCTACAGCCTGGGCATGCTGCTGATCCTGTGCACCCTCGTCTACCTGCAGTCGACCCCGGTCCTCGACTGGATGCTGCCGTGA
- a CDS encoding LUD domain-containing protein — MTAARSSRDVILGRIRDALTIAPPAAQEVPRQYRIGRTLPDTDRVELLVDRLIDYKAVVHRSSADEVPAVLATVLGDLGVDRVGVPAGLDESWLASFTGDVIVDAPDVPAPDLSDLGGVVTASAVSCAETGTIFLDGSPDQGRRALTLVPDLHVCVVTVDSIEVGVPEALARLVPERPTTMISGPSATSDIELERVEGVHGPRNLHVVIVG, encoded by the coding sequence GTGACAGCCGCGAGGAGTTCACGGGACGTGATCCTGGGCCGGATCCGGGACGCGCTGACGATCGCTCCTCCTGCCGCGCAGGAGGTTCCGCGACAGTACCGGATCGGACGCACCCTGCCCGACACCGACCGGGTGGAGCTGCTGGTCGACCGGTTGATCGACTACAAGGCCGTCGTGCACCGCAGCAGCGCCGACGAGGTGCCCGCGGTCCTCGCGACGGTCCTCGGCGATCTCGGAGTGGACCGGGTGGGTGTGCCTGCAGGACTGGACGAGTCGTGGCTGGCGTCGTTCACCGGTGACGTGATCGTCGACGCCCCGGACGTGCCGGCGCCGGACCTGTCGGACCTCGGCGGAGTGGTGACAGCGTCGGCGGTGTCGTGCGCGGAGACCGGCACGATCTTCCTCGACGGCAGCCCCGACCAGGGGCGGCGAGCGTTGACCCTGGTCCCCGATCTGCACGTGTGCGTCGTGACGGTCGACAGCATCGAGGTCGGTGTCCCCGAAGCCCTCGCCCGGCTCGTCCCCGAACGCCCCACCACCATGATCAGTGGGCCGTCCGCGACATCCGACATCGAACTCGAACGCGTCGAAGGCGTCCACGGGCCGCGGAACCTGCACGTCGTCATCGTCGGCTGA
- a CDS encoding FadR/GntR family transcriptional regulator: protein MPPAETSPSDLPTASHPRAWEHVLGNVENMMVSGDLLPGQRLPSERTLAADLGVGRSSVREALRVMEALGLLKTQTGSGPNAGAMIVSRPTGGMTMLMRMQVAAQSFPVTDVVQTRLVLESEVMRTLAAQPTVDLSTAVELLDSMDETSLTSDEFLVLDAQFHVAMADAAGNQVIAAMMAGLRASIESYVVGGVDRIAWPTTCTRLRHEHRGLVEAVTSGDADLAQQRIVDHIRGYYEGVRSKG from the coding sequence ATGCCCCCCGCCGAGACCTCACCTTCCGACCTACCGACCGCGTCGCACCCACGCGCCTGGGAGCACGTGCTGGGCAACGTCGAGAACATGATGGTCTCGGGGGATCTGCTCCCCGGCCAGCGCCTCCCCAGCGAACGCACCCTCGCCGCCGACCTCGGCGTCGGACGGTCGTCCGTCCGGGAGGCGCTGCGGGTCATGGAAGCCCTCGGGCTCCTCAAGACCCAGACCGGATCCGGACCCAACGCGGGCGCCATGATCGTCTCCCGCCCCACCGGCGGCATGACGATGCTCATGCGCATGCAGGTCGCCGCACAGAGCTTCCCCGTCACCGATGTCGTCCAGACCCGCCTCGTCCTCGAATCCGAGGTGATGCGGACGCTCGCCGCACAGCCGACCGTCGACCTGTCCACCGCCGTCGAACTACTCGACTCGATGGACGAGACGTCGCTGACCTCCGACGAGTTCCTGGTGCTCGACGCCCAGTTCCACGTCGCGATGGCCGACGCCGCCGGCAATCAGGTGATCGCGGCGATGATGGCCGGACTGCGCGCCTCGATCGAGTCGTACGTCGTGGGCGGTGTCGACCGGATCGCCTGGCCCACGACGTGCACGCGGCTGCGGCACGAGCACCGCGGCCTGGTCGAGGCGGTCACCAGCGGCGACGCGGACCTTGCGCAGCAACGGATCGTCGACCACATCCGCGGGTACTACGAAGGTGTGCGCAGCAAGGGGTGA
- a CDS encoding LutB/LldF family L-lactate oxidation iron-sulfur protein, with protein sequence MTAVGLGLPAMPPRAPQGVGFLRGTETFPKAAHHELANAQLRRNIGKATHTIRAKRLAVTGELPDWEALRDAGSAIKTDVMGRLPELLEQLEAAVVARGGVVHWAADANEANAIVTELVQATGSDEVIKVKSMATQEIELNEHLEAHGIHAYETDLAELIVQLGHDKPSHILVPAIHRNRSEIREIFLREMAGVDPGLDDDPAHLAAAARKFLRHKFMTVPVAISGANFGVAETGTLGVVESEGNGRMCLTMPQTLITVMGIEKVIPSYRDLEVFLQLLPRSSTGERMNPYTSMWTGVTPDDGPQEFHLVLLDNGRTAALADKVGREALNCIRCSACLNVCPVYERTGGHAYGSTYPGPIGAVLTPQLAGMDAENDPNATLPFASSLCGACFDACPVKIDIPSLLVELRHQKVEKAGMSAEKLAMKAASVAMSSSKRFTLAQKAAGLGRVVAGKKGVIETLPAPLNGWTAARDIPAPPKHTFRQWWDSDEGRAAIADARKDAQQ encoded by the coding sequence ATGACCGCCGTGGGGCTGGGACTGCCCGCGATGCCGCCGCGCGCCCCACAGGGCGTCGGGTTCCTGCGCGGCACCGAGACGTTCCCGAAGGCCGCCCACCACGAACTCGCGAACGCGCAGCTGCGCCGCAACATTGGCAAGGCCACCCACACGATCCGCGCCAAGCGGCTCGCGGTCACCGGTGAACTGCCGGACTGGGAGGCCTTGCGCGACGCCGGCTCCGCGATCAAGACCGACGTGATGGGCCGGCTGCCGGAACTGCTCGAACAACTCGAGGCCGCTGTCGTCGCACGCGGCGGTGTCGTGCACTGGGCGGCAGACGCCAACGAGGCCAACGCGATCGTCACCGAGCTGGTTCAGGCGACCGGCTCCGACGAGGTCATCAAGGTCAAGTCGATGGCGACGCAGGAGATCGAGCTCAACGAGCACCTCGAGGCCCACGGCATCCACGCGTACGAGACGGATCTCGCAGAGCTGATCGTGCAACTCGGCCACGACAAGCCGTCGCACATCCTGGTGCCGGCGATCCACCGGAACCGGTCGGAGATCCGGGAGATCTTCCTGCGCGAGATGGCCGGTGTCGATCCGGGACTCGACGACGATCCCGCGCATCTCGCGGCCGCGGCCCGAAAGTTCCTGCGCCACAAGTTCATGACCGTTCCGGTGGCGATTTCGGGAGCCAACTTCGGTGTCGCCGAGACCGGCACACTCGGTGTCGTCGAATCCGAGGGCAACGGCCGCATGTGCCTGACGATGCCGCAGACACTGATCACGGTGATGGGGATCGAGAAGGTGATTCCCTCCTACCGGGATCTCGAAGTGTTCCTGCAGTTGTTGCCGCGCTCGTCGACCGGGGAGCGGATGAACCCCTACACGTCGATGTGGACCGGGGTGACGCCCGACGACGGGCCGCAGGAGTTCCATCTGGTGTTGCTCGACAACGGCCGCACCGCCGCCCTCGCCGACAAGGTGGGCCGGGAGGCGCTCAACTGCATCCGCTGCTCGGCATGCCTGAACGTGTGCCCGGTGTACGAGCGCACCGGCGGCCACGCCTACGGGTCCACGTACCCGGGCCCGATCGGTGCGGTCCTCACCCCGCAGCTCGCGGGCATGGACGCCGAGAACGATCCGAATGCGACGCTGCCGTTCGCGTCGAGCCTGTGCGGGGCGTGCTTCGACGCGTGCCCCGTGAAAATCGACATTCCGTCGCTGCTGGTGGAGTTGCGGCACCAGAAGGTCGAGAAGGCCGGGATGTCGGCGGAGAAACTGGCGATGAAGGCGGCGTCGGTCGCGATGTCGTCGTCGAAGCGGTTCACGTTGGCGCAGAAGGCCGCCGGGCTCGGACGCGTCGTCGCCGGGAAGAAGGGCGTCATCGAGACACTGCCCGCACCACTGAACGGGTGGACCGCGGCCCGCGACATTCCGGCGCCACCGAAGCACACGTTCCGGCAGTGGTGGGATTCCGACGAGGGACGGGCCGCGATCGCCGACGCACGAAAGGACGCACAGCAGTGA
- a CDS encoding AMP-binding protein, with amino-acid sequence MTASSHQAGPTLGAVTARALRRYPNRVAFSWDGGQLTYRGTLEVIGRLQGALTAVGLGRGRTLALLGGNRAEIWCTGAAATALGMASTWLHPLGAVDDQMFQLTDADAAALVVDERTFAARGGELADRCAALGIPVFTLGRSGFAPALLDGSGAGGFVDLAEPGDVANIGYTGGTTGRPKGAVRRHPSNIALTQTILSEFELPRVPRMLAVAPISHVAGSKVLPTLIRGGTVHLVTGFDPEQVLRTVERERIDCTLLVPSMIYTLLDHPASVRADLSSLELILYGASPMSPTRLAEGLDRFGPVFAQMFGQTECYPISFLRTTDHRVDEPDLLASCGIPTSGTDVSIRGDDGGEVPAGQPGELWVRSATVMDGYRNRPELTAETLSDGWLHTGDVARVDDRGYLFIVDRKKDMIITGGFNVYSRGVEDALTMHPAVASAAVYGLPDPLWGESVTATVVLKPDTTVTADDLAAHVRAAKGSLHTPKHIVFAEQLPLTALGKVDKKKLRDGADRFSRR; translated from the coding sequence ATGACCGCATCGTCTCACCAGGCCGGGCCGACGCTGGGTGCGGTCACGGCGCGGGCCCTGCGCCGCTACCCGAACCGGGTGGCGTTCTCGTGGGACGGCGGGCAGCTCACCTACCGCGGCACCCTGGAGGTGATCGGACGCCTGCAGGGCGCGTTGACCGCCGTGGGGCTGGGGCGGGGCCGCACCCTCGCGCTGCTCGGCGGGAACCGCGCCGAAATATGGTGTACCGGTGCGGCAGCCACCGCACTGGGGATGGCGTCGACGTGGCTGCATCCGCTCGGCGCGGTCGACGACCAGATGTTCCAGTTGACCGACGCCGATGCGGCCGCACTCGTCGTGGACGAGCGGACGTTCGCCGCGCGGGGCGGCGAACTCGCGGACCGGTGTGCGGCACTGGGCATTCCGGTGTTCACGCTCGGACGCAGCGGGTTCGCGCCGGCACTGCTGGACGGTTCGGGTGCCGGGGGTTTCGTGGATCTCGCGGAGCCGGGTGATGTCGCGAACATCGGCTACACGGGCGGGACGACGGGCCGGCCGAAGGGTGCGGTGCGGCGGCATCCGTCGAACATCGCTCTGACGCAGACGATCCTGTCGGAGTTCGAGCTGCCGAGGGTGCCGCGGATGCTGGCGGTGGCCCCGATCAGTCATGTCGCGGGCAGCAAGGTGCTGCCGACACTGATCCGTGGCGGCACGGTGCATCTGGTGACCGGTTTCGATCCGGAGCAGGTACTGAGGACGGTCGAGCGTGAACGCATCGATTGCACGCTGCTGGTGCCGTCGATGATCTATACGCTGCTCGATCATCCGGCGTCGGTGCGCGCGGATCTGTCGTCGCTCGAGCTGATCCTGTACGGGGCGTCACCGATGTCGCCGACCCGGCTCGCGGAGGGACTGGACCGGTTCGGCCCGGTGTTCGCGCAGATGTTCGGGCAGACGGAGTGCTATCCGATCTCGTTCCTGCGGACCACCGATCATCGGGTGGACGAGCCGGACCTGTTGGCGTCGTGCGGGATTCCGACGTCCGGGACGGATGTGTCGATCCGCGGCGACGACGGCGGCGAGGTGCCGGCCGGGCAGCCTGGTGAGCTGTGGGTGCGGTCGGCGACGGTGATGGACGGCTACCGGAATCGACCGGAACTGACCGCGGAGACCCTGTCCGACGGCTGGCTGCACACCGGTGACGTCGCCCGCGTCGACGACCGCGGCTACCTGTTCATCGTGGACCGCAAGAAGGATATGATCATCACGGGCGGCTTCAACGTGTACTCGCGGGGTGTCGAGGACGCACTGACGATGCATCCGGCGGTCGCATCGGCCGCCGTGTACGGTCTCCCCGATCCGCTTTGGGGCGAATCCGTCACCGCCACCGTCGTTCTCAAACCCGATACGACCGTGACGGCCGACGACCTGGCCGCCCACGTCCGCGCCGCCAAGGGCAGCCTGCACACCCCGAAACACATCGTGTTCGCCGAACAGCTGCCACTGACCGCGCTCGGCAAGGTGGACAAGAAGAAGCTGCGGGACGGGGCTGACCGGTTCAGCCGACGATGA